A window of Calliopsis andreniformis isolate RMS-2024a chromosome 3, iyCalAndr_principal, whole genome shotgun sequence contains these coding sequences:
- the LOC143177692 gene encoding uncharacterized protein LOC143177692 isoform X3 — protein MGKKGSKRKTRWRTLSIGAPPGEEDEEEGLRNGYVKDQENDTSMHSFDRNGQGGYKPRRIGNSGGSSYAGAVNRSHKDESTSSPSQPKIIFNEDEYARITTPRQDVLFKKGYLSRKKPWAGNASTSATPSTTESQSASHSTAGRDGSETTEDQQLLDRDCGTGEYPPMMNSAAQLGYGTFYDHASGYYYEYPVMLVGPAPVPAQVGPSVLAAVPYEPVPLRPIEWVNPAFVPKLAADQQYCMMDYQTNQSTESVPVVEEQENTILIEENTNGTCNENDTGSASCSGSVAGEMEEQPAETNTAKENQTEDQQTEEQAEEQYIDEQYVEQQHLENGINGGPYLEPVLMQQPVHVSHVIPVPQPYMYPGHYMFGPPLVNVNGVTIQAGPMIRTTDVAAMSAACIKRRKKKKRRKQIRVAVGNTEDEEEGEYSSECDTTIPSSRLSWTASSTSTATTTTTSNRPLNPECQEFQLQSVEPNTSLSSIPTSANTPTFTEDSSVNQLSTLSSDATSVDKNKEPCNGVVSDDPQSQVEELVTNSNSDEVIESSEKSSTPNHEVTDPTNKTKKPVNCLNREQTLLPNNIAKVTEIETLPNNETNKTTSNSLSIKESSKDKVNGIGEETLVNGKMMDTDLGNMQASITAVSSRPSSRCSDDKTSKTNSMENVEAHEENHESLSNNKISSGVPKRKYSAKGTKFVREPTPGPDLNNATEVETDKSVVHDLTQNLNSVNLSNDSFLKPEINCCSKIEDQTSENCASKDVCNHQKDDPIEISNEDSGFESQTRLSDYPITEAVTEWLRRANSPNIFITPLVSGNSDETEDEDEVDEEPPKNLQGNPILALSAKSSADDAMTLLRTASCGEFARVSNVKSQDQPETNSTGGSRRKRDMKKKLAERRRVRHVDGKLENEVVSSSDSCGQQELPVNVMRKKNPSKQQDVGDVCEFTEKDSVAGMRVATSSRMDSKRVNARRMKRQGRSNRDPTNNSDTKIRRAENDENDEGVVGDTMNVRTFEKGEIVVSEDGKLLTTSTYEPILRNSHDASTVIETVCENETVKETITKTEESNRRSSGEEENCSKEVSLDSIEEPDVLECWEAEMIEPVITPKKMQCRGTSCDGEAAEEDNNETEQVNLDYVQKYYRLARESVTSSIEEEVSGSKMHVDSIASITVPNNSEQSEEIRTQKKDKNDIPVDEAFEVYESCYTGKTPFLGMDSKIFKSRTLYGQEGEHPIPCKAVCCNLQ, from the exons CTCCACCCGGCGAGGAAGATGAAGAAGAAGGATTGCGAAACGGATACGTGAAGGACCAGGAAAATGACACGAGCATGCACAGTTTTGATCGAAATGGCCAGGGTGGCTACAAACCGCGGAGAATCGGAAACAGCGGCGGTAGCAGCTACGCTGGTGCCGTGAATCGCTCTCACAAGGATGAATCGACCAGCTCACCGTCGCAGCCGAAGATCATTTTCAACGAGGACGAGTACGCGAGAATTACGACACCTCGACAGGATGTGTTATTCAAAAAGGGATACCTGTCGAGGAAGAAGCCCTGGGCAGGGAACGCAAGCACGAGCGCAACTCCGTCTACGACCGAAAGCCAGTCTGCTTCGCATTCCACCGCAGGTAGAG ATGGCAGCGAAACGACTGAAGATCAGCAGCTATTGGACAGGGACTGTGGAACCGGAGAATATCCACCGATGATGAATTCCGCTGCGCAATTAGGCTACGGAACCTTTTATGACCACGCGAGTGGTTACTATTACGAGTATCCAGTGATGTTGGTTGGACCTGCACCAGTTCCAGCGCAAGTTGGGCCCAGCGTTTTGGCAGCTGTACCCTACGAACCCGTCCCTCTGAGGCCCATTGAGTGGGTAAATCCTGCGTTTGTGCCCAAACTGGCGGCTGACCAACAGTACTGCATGATGGATTACCAG ACCAACCAGAGCACAGAGAGCGTGCCTGTGGTGGAGGAGCAAGAGAATACAATACTGATTGAGGAAAACACCAATGGAACGTGTAACGAGAACGACACAGGAAGTGCCAGTTGCAGTGGAAGCGTCGCGGGCGAGATGGAGGAGCAGCCTGCAGAGACTAACACAGCAAAGGAGAATCAGACTGAGGATCAGCAAACGGAGGAACAAGCAGAAGAGCAATACATAGATGAGCagtatgtggagcagcaacattTGGAGAACGGGATAAATGGGGGACCGTACCTGGAGCCTGTGTTGATGCAGCAACCGGTGCACGTGTCGCACGTGATACCAGTTCCACAACCGTACATGTATCCTGGTCACTACATGTTCGGCCCTCCTCTGGTCAACGTGAATG GTGTTACCATACAGGCTGGGCCCATGATCAGGACTACAGACGTGGCGGCTATGTCGGCGGCCTGTATCAagcgaagaaagaaaaaaaagagaagaaagcAGATAAGAGTTGCTGTG GGTAATACGGAGGACGAGGAGGAAGGAGAGTACAGCTCCGAATGTGATACCACTATACCGTCTTCCCGACTGTCTTGGACAGCGTCTTCAACATCAACGGCAACCACGACAACAACCAGCAACAGGCCGCTAAACCCCGAGTGTCAGGAGTTCCAACTGCAGTCAGTCGAACCTAATACCTCACTTTCAAGTATTCCAACTTCTGCCAACACGCCGACATTTACCGAAGACTCGTCGGTGAATCAGTTGAGCACGTTGTCGTCAGACGCAACATCCGTTGACAAAAACAAAGAACCCTGTAACGGGGTCGTCTCAGACGATCCGCAGAGCCAGGTGGAAGAGCTGGTTACGAACAGCAATTCCGACGAAGTTATCGAATCTTCAGAAAAGAGTTCAACGCCGAATCACGAAGTGACCGATCCGACCAATAAAACGAAGAAACCGGTGAACTGTCTAAATAGAGAACAGACTCTATTACCGAATAACATTGCTAAAGTAACTGAAATCGAAACGTTACCAAATAATGAGACAAATAAAACAACGAGCAATTCATTGAGTATCAAAGAGTCATCGAAGGATAAAGTAAATGGTATTGGAGAGGAAACCCTGGTGAACGGGAAGATGATGGATACTGACTTGGGCAATATGCAAGCGTCCATTACAGCAGTATCTTCAAGACCGTCGTCTCGATGCAGCGACGATAAAACATCAAAGACTAATTCCATGGAAAACGTGGAAGCTCACGAAGAAAACCATGAATCCCTATCGAACAACAAAATATCGAGCGGAGTACCAAAGAGAAAGTACAGCGCCAAAGGTACGAAGTTCGTGAGGGAACCAACGCCTGGGCCGGATCTAAACAACGCCACAGAAGTAGAAACCGACAAGTCCGTGGTGCATGATCTCACTCAGAACCTGAATAGCGTTAACTTGTCAAACGACTCATTTTTGAAACCAGAGATCAACTGCtgctcaaagattgaggatcaaacatCCGAAAATTGCGCATCAAAGGACGTGTGCAATCATCAAAAGGACGACCCTATTGAGATctcaaatgaggattcaggattcgagagCCAGACACGACTTTCTGATTATCCTATCACAGAAGCAGTGACGGAATGGCTACGTAGAGCAAACTCGCCGAACATTTTCATCACGCCATTAGTCTCAGGGAACAGTGACGAAacggaggacgaggacgaggtgGACGAAGAGCCGCCAAAAAACTTGCAAGGCAACCCCATACTTGCACTATCTGCTAAAAGCAGTGCGGACGATGCGATGACATTGTTGCGTACGGCTAGCTGCGGCGAATTCGCAAGGGTCAGTAACGTCAAGAGTCAAGATCAGCCAGAGACTAACAGCACCGGTGGCTCGAGGAGGAAGCGTGACATGAAGAAGAAGTTGGCAGAACGAAGGCGAGTTAGGCACGTCGACGGAAAACTGGAAAACGAAGTAGTGTCTTCCTCGGATTCCTGTGGCCAACAAGAGCTCCCTGTTAACGTCATGAGGAAGAAGAATCCGTCGAAGCAGCAGGATGTTGGTGACGTTTGCGAATTTACTGAGAAGGATAGCGTTGCGGGTATGAGGGTTGCAACAAGCTCTCGGATGGACTCGAAGAGGGTCAATGCAAGGCGAATGAAAAGACAGGGGCGATCCAATAGGGATCCCACGAACAATAGCGACACGAAGATTCGACGCGCAGAAAATGACGAGAACGACGAGGGTGTCGTGGGGGACACGATGAACGTGAGGACGTTTGAAAAAGGGGAGATCGTCGTCTCAGAAGACGGGAAACTATTGACGACTTCCACCTACGAACCGATTCTGCGGAATAGTCATGACGCTTCCACAGTAATCGAAACGGTTTGTGAGAATGAAACAGTCAAAGAGACTATTACGAAGACGGAGGAGAGCAATAGGAGAAGCAGCGGTGAGGAAGAGAACTGTAGCAAAGAAGTTTCCTTGGACAGCATAGAGGAACCGGATGTGCTGGAGTGCTGGGAAGCTGAAATGATCGAGCCTGTGATAACGCCAAAGAAAATGCAATGCCGAGGAACATCGTGCGATGGGGAGGCTGCGGAAGAGGATAATAATGAGACTGAGCAGGTCAATCTGGATTACGTGCAGAAATACTATAGATTAGCGCGTGAAAGTGTTACCAGCAGCATCGAAGAGGAAGTCAGTGGCTCTAAGATGCACGTAGACTCGATTGCATCGATAACAGTGCCAAACAATTCTGAGCAATCCGAGGAAATCCGAACGCAAAAGAAAGACAAGAATGACATACCTGTCGACGAAGCTTTTGAAGTATATGAAAGTTGTTACACGGGAAAAACTCCGTTTCTGGGTATGGATTCGAAAATTTTCAAATCACGAACATTGTATGGACAGGAAGGTGAACATCCTATACCATGCAAAGCAGTTTGTTGTAATCTTCAATGA